The Bernardetia litoralis DSM 6794 genome includes a window with the following:
- a CDS encoding two-component regulator propeller domain-containing protein — protein MLFISNKIRPYFFSILQFVKGFCLCFLLSFVLFFGFSLPSHSQTFLSTSKKITQYSQHTWQKRDGLPQNSITSITQSDDGYMWIGTHNGLVKFDGREFKVFSAPTDFKNNTQDGISDNFVSVVQNTKQSGLWVGTNGEGISNYNFLTFKNFNTQKDLIDNTILCLEEWKDNIWIGTPKGLSRYRRSVFRNYTQKDGLLNVKINTLLKDTKNGQNTLWIGTDEGLAKFNLDLGKITPISLPLPDVQILALESDVKNNLYIGTANGLFYWNIEKKELRNFNDKKNESNNYELIRNATINTLLIDKLGSVWIGTNSQGLLRYIPNLEKFEALTTKEGLASNSITALFEDKEGSLWVGMNRGGFLRLNDSKFTSYSTLEGLSDNLTNCIFTYSDKNQAQNQIWIGTQSDGISIFNQNYTFSYLTIKNGLPHNHVRSITATKNANNEAIFWIGTYGGGMAKYNSQTKKITVFDTKNGLVGDFVRAIQVSKINPNKIIILTTEGLSILDENKVGANKFTNYTTSQGLASNNLTCVLETQNGQILVGTEDNGILLIENPYSTNNTPPSFFSFTTQDGLADNLVLSLYQDLLDNTIYIGTKNGISTYNNGKIITPKSTSQWSSDAIHSILKVSSMWWFTSNDGVWTVSNDNFRNWIAQKTDSLNITSYDENDGLRSSDCASLSYPSITTDQTGNIWIPTTQGFSSFNYTILHSLLPKPNVIIEGVFDENGNNWSLKETDNNEKVVFPSEFNNVEIHFDALTFVSPQKVMYKYKLEGYDKEWRFTDKRTVFYGDLLPKEYIFQVKAANSDGVWNEEGTSFSFKIKPKFTQVIWFWLVLVALILIIAFIIYKWQAGIIENQHKKLEELVESRTEALFIQTTETQNQASELAVIDKIVASVNKQVTFEDVLHTLLEQALTLVKDTNKGYFLYYQEDYFHVAVPQGYTHHLPEKLSFDKVINYFKWGVPLARYFYKVYPTEREYLLAPYTPRFSLVIPILIENFPEAILVFDFEKERSFSLTESRQLQRFTEHAISSFLKARAYKEVQLQKEALQDTVGHLSDSIQYAFKIQQAILTNPIEIKSHFEDAFVFYRPRDVVSGDFYWFYENKETGVLTFAVIDCTGHGVPGAFMTVMTNSILNQIIRESHVENPAEILTLLDKKLEETFSNESKRKDGMDIGIFSIDKSKKILNYAAAKLDLCFIRDNEIHQIKATRYPIGNMGTKKVQEKSFQTHAINYQKGDIFYLYTDGFPDQFGGEENRKFMSRRFREFLLEYHYLSAVEQEEKLGTALEMWKGNIKQTDDILVVGVKVE, from the coding sequence GTGCTTTTCATTTCCAATAAAATCCGACCCTATTTCTTTTCTATTTTACAATTTGTAAAGGGTTTTTGTTTGTGTTTTTTATTGTCTTTTGTTTTATTTTTTGGTTTTAGTCTTCCTTCTCATAGCCAGACTTTTCTTTCTACCTCCAAAAAAATTACGCAATACAGCCAACATACATGGCAAAAAAGAGATGGACTCCCACAAAACAGCATTACTTCGATTACTCAATCCGATGATGGGTATATGTGGATAGGAACGCATAATGGACTTGTAAAATTTGATGGAAGAGAATTTAAAGTTTTTTCTGCTCCTACCGATTTTAAAAATAATACACAAGATGGAATTTCTGATAATTTTGTTTCAGTGGTTCAAAATACAAAACAGAGTGGTTTATGGGTTGGAACAAATGGAGAAGGAATTTCTAATTACAATTTTCTGACTTTCAAGAATTTTAATACTCAAAAAGATTTAATTGATAATACTATTTTGTGCTTGGAAGAATGGAAAGACAATATTTGGATTGGAACACCCAAAGGATTGAGCCGTTATCGTAGAAGTGTTTTTAGAAATTATACGCAAAAAGATGGATTATTAAATGTAAAAATAAATACCCTTTTAAAGGATACCAAAAACGGACAAAATACCCTTTGGATTGGAACAGATGAAGGACTAGCCAAATTTAATTTAGATTTGGGCAAAATTACACCTATTTCACTTCCTTTACCTGATGTGCAAATTTTGGCTTTAGAAAGTGATGTTAAAAATAATCTGTATATAGGAACAGCAAACGGACTTTTTTATTGGAATATAGAAAAAAAAGAACTCAGAAATTTTAATGATAAAAAAAATGAAAGTAATAACTATGAGCTTATAAGAAATGCAACTATTAATACATTGTTGATTGATAAATTAGGTTCAGTTTGGATAGGTACAAATAGCCAAGGACTTTTGCGTTATATCCCTAATTTGGAAAAATTTGAAGCCTTAACTACAAAAGAAGGATTAGCCAGCAATAGCATTACAGCACTTTTTGAGGATAAAGAAGGTAGTTTGTGGGTGGGGATGAATAGAGGAGGGTTTTTACGGTTGAATGATAGTAAATTTACATCTTATTCTACTTTAGAAGGACTTTCAGATAATCTTACAAATTGTATTTTTACGTATTCTGATAAAAATCAAGCTCAAAATCAAATTTGGATAGGAACACAAAGTGATGGAATTTCTATTTTTAATCAAAATTATACTTTTTCATATTTGACAATCAAAAATGGGTTGCCTCATAATCATGTTAGAAGTATTACAGCCACAAAAAATGCAAATAATGAAGCTATTTTTTGGATAGGAACGTATGGAGGAGGAATGGCAAAATATAATTCTCAAACCAAAAAAATCACTGTTTTTGATACAAAAAATGGTTTGGTAGGGGATTTTGTAAGAGCAATTCAAGTCAGTAAAATAAATCCTAATAAAATTATTATTCTAACAACAGAAGGATTAAGTATTCTTGATGAGAACAAAGTAGGCGCAAATAAATTTACAAATTATACAACTTCACAAGGATTAGCTTCTAATAATTTGACTTGTGTTTTGGAAACTCAAAACGGACAAATTTTAGTAGGTACAGAAGACAATGGAATTTTATTGATAGAAAATCCGTACTCAACTAATAATACACCACCGTCCTTTTTTTCTTTTACAACACAAGACGGTTTAGCTGATAATTTAGTTTTGAGCTTGTATCAAGACCTTTTGGATAATACGATTTATATAGGAACAAAAAATGGAATTTCTACTTATAATAATGGAAAAATAATCACTCCAAAATCGACAAGTCAGTGGTCTAGTGATGCAATTCATTCTATCTTAAAGGTAAGTTCGATGTGGTGGTTTACAAGTAATGATGGTGTATGGACGGTTTCAAATGATAATTTTAGAAATTGGATTGCACAAAAAACAGATAGTTTGAATATTACTTCTTATGATGAAAATGATGGACTTCGAAGTAGTGATTGTGCTTCACTTTCTTATCCAAGTATCACAACTGACCAAACTGGAAATATTTGGATTCCAACAACGCAGGGTTTTTCATCTTTTAATTATACCATTTTACATAGTCTTTTACCTAAGCCAAATGTAATTATAGAGGGTGTATTTGATGAAAATGGGAATAATTGGAGCTTGAAAGAAACAGATAATAATGAAAAAGTTGTTTTTCCTTCAGAATTTAATAATGTAGAAATTCATTTTGACGCACTTACTTTTGTTTCTCCTCAAAAAGTAATGTATAAGTATAAGCTAGAAGGATATGATAAAGAATGGCGATTTACAGATAAAAGAACTGTTTTTTATGGCGATTTATTACCAAAAGAATATATTTTTCAAGTAAAAGCTGCTAATAGTGATGGTGTTTGGAATGAGGAAGGAACAAGTTTTTCATTCAAAATAAAACCCAAATTCACTCAAGTTATTTGGTTTTGGTTGGTCTTAGTTGCATTGATTCTCATTATTGCTTTTATTATTTATAAATGGCAAGCAGGAATTATTGAAAATCAACACAAAAAATTAGAAGAACTCGTTGAAAGTAGAACAGAAGCCTTATTTATTCAGACTACCGAAACACAAAATCAAGCCTCAGAATTAGCTGTTATTGACAAAATTGTAGCCAGTGTAAATAAGCAGGTTACCTTTGAAGATGTATTGCACACACTTTTAGAACAAGCTCTAACACTTGTTAAAGATACCAATAAAGGATATTTTCTATATTATCAAGAGGACTATTTTCATGTTGCCGTGCCACAAGGTTATACACATCATTTGCCTGAAAAACTCTCTTTTGATAAAGTAATTAATTATTTTAAATGGGGTGTTCCCTTGGCTCGCTATTTTTATAAAGTCTATCCAACAGAAAGAGAGTATTTGCTTGCGCCTTATACACCTCGTTTTTCACTTGTTATTCCAATTTTGATAGAAAATTTTCCAGAAGCAATCTTAGTTTTTGATTTTGAAAAGGAACGTTCTTTTTCTCTTACAGAATCTCGTCAGTTGCAGCGTTTTACTGAGCATGCTATTTCGTCATTTCTAAAAGCGAGGGCATACAAAGAAGTTCAGTTACAAAAAGAAGCCTTGCAAGATACCGTAGGGCATCTTTCTGATAGTATTCAATATGCTTTCAAAATTCAGCAGGCAATTTTGACAAATCCAATAGAAATAAAATCTCACTTTGAAGACGCTTTTGTTTTTTATCGTCCTCGTGATGTAGTAAGTGGAGATTTTTATTGGTTTTATGAAAATAAAGAGACAGGTGTTCTTACTTTTGCTGTCATTGATTGTACAGGACACGGTGTTCCAGGGGCATTTATGACTGTGATGACAAACTCTATTTTAAATCAAATTATTAGAGAAAGTCATGTTGAAAACCCAGCCGAAATTTTGACACTTTTAGATAAGAAATTGGAAGAAACTTTTTCAAATGAATCTAAAAGAAAGGACGGAATGGACATCGGAATTTTTAGCATTGATAAATCTAAGAAAATACTCAATTATGCTGCTGCTAAATTAGATTTGTGTTTTATTAGAGATAATGAAATTCATCAAATAAAGGCTACTCGTTATCCAATTGGAAATATGGGGACAAAAAAAGTACAAGAAAAAAGTTTTCAGACACATGCTATCAATTATCAAAAAGGTGATATTTTTTATCTTTATACAGATGGTTTTCCAGACCAGTTTGGAGGAGAAGAAAATCGTAAGTTTATGAGTCGTCGTTTTAGAGAGTTTTTATTAGAATATCATTATTTGTCAGCAGTAGAACAAGAAGAAAAGTTAGGAACAGCTTTAGAAATGTGGAAAGGAAATATAAAACAGACTGATGATATTTTGGTAGTGGGTGTGAAAGTGGAGTAA
- the ubiE gene encoding bifunctional demethylmenaquinone methyltransferase/2-methoxy-6-polyprenyl-1,4-benzoquinol methylase UbiE, with product MTVIPYKDQTASKKDQVAQMFDNISNNYDLLNRILSGGIDIIWRKKAISYLKSERPQIMLDVATGTGDFAVEANKKLKPKKIIGVDISAGMLSYGQEKINKLGLQNTIELKLGDSENLPFEDNTFDAVTVSFGVRNFENLEKGLADIYRVLKKGGSLVVLEFSQPKAFPIKQFYSFYSAQILPRIGKTISKDTSAYTYLPESVAAFPYGEDFLQIMQKVGFVFTRDETLTFGISSIYYGKK from the coding sequence ATGACAGTTATTCCTTATAAAGACCAAACAGCTTCTAAAAAAGACCAAGTAGCACAAATGTTCGATAATATATCGAATAACTACGATTTACTCAACCGAATACTAAGTGGTGGAATAGATATTATTTGGAGAAAAAAAGCAATTTCGTATCTCAAATCCGAACGCCCTCAAATTATGCTTGATGTAGCAACAGGAACAGGTGATTTTGCTGTTGAAGCCAACAAAAAATTAAAACCTAAAAAAATTATTGGAGTTGATATTTCAGCAGGAATGCTTTCTTATGGCCAAGAAAAAATCAATAAATTAGGGCTTCAAAATACGATTGAATTAAAACTAGGAGATTCTGAAAACTTACCTTTTGAAGACAATACTTTTGATGCTGTAACCGTTTCTTTTGGAGTACGAAATTTTGAAAATTTGGAAAAAGGATTGGCAGATATTTACCGAGTTTTGAAAAAAGGTGGTTCACTTGTTGTACTAGAATTTTCACAACCAAAAGCATTTCCTATAAAACAATTCTACTCATTTTATTCAGCACAGATACTTCCAAGAATCGGCAAAACGATTTCTAAGGATACTTCAGCTTATACTTATTTGCCTGAATCTGTTGCTGCATTTCCGTATGGAGAAGATTTTCTTCAAATTATGCAAAAAGTAGGGTTTGTTTTTACACGAGATGAAACTCTTACTTTTGGAATAAGTTCGATTTATTACGGAAAAAAATAA
- a CDS encoding porin family protein, whose amino-acid sequence MKIRQKNNLSSILFIFLFFGIAFSVSAQKTNKKKPVNQDKRLKDKSLNIPDYDSKPLHYGFILGMHYGTFRIDYSDYFAKNSDTTIALLPQRTFSNFAVGMIIDLPMGEEFNFRFTPTVGLYEYSVTHKVLERSTGKYIDTAVPIESVFFDFPILIKYKSLRRNNNRLYMVGGLVPSIKVGGRKQRNNEEAFGMEDYNLEITYGLGWDHYFSFFKFAPEIRFSHGIANMNLRNQSIYYKNIERLTTHKISLLFHFE is encoded by the coding sequence ATGAAAATCAGACAAAAAAATAATTTATCTTCAATTCTTTTTATTTTCTTGTTTTTCGGAATTGCTTTTTCTGTTTCAGCTCAAAAAACAAATAAGAAAAAGCCTGTTAATCAAGATAAAAGGTTAAAAGACAAAAGTCTAAATATTCCTGATTATGACTCAAAACCTTTACATTATGGTTTTATTTTGGGAATGCACTATGGAACTTTTAGAATTGATTATTCAGATTATTTTGCTAAAAACTCTGATACAACAATTGCATTATTGCCTCAACGCACATTTAGCAATTTTGCTGTCGGAATGATTATAGATTTACCTATGGGAGAAGAGTTTAACTTTCGTTTTACACCAACCGTAGGTTTGTACGAATACAGCGTTACTCATAAAGTCCTAGAACGCTCAACTGGAAAATATATTGATACAGCAGTTCCTATTGAGAGTGTATTTTTTGATTTTCCTATTTTGATAAAATACAAATCATTGCGTCGAAACAATAATCGTTTGTATATGGTTGGTGGGCTTGTGCCAAGTATAAAAGTAGGAGGAAGAAAACAACGTAATAATGAAGAGGCATTTGGAATGGAAGATTACAACCTAGAAATTACGTATGGATTAGGTTGGGATCATTATTTTAGTTTCTTCAAATTTGCACCTGAAATTCGTTTTTCACACGGTATAGCAAATATGAATCTTCGCAATCAAAGTATTTATTATAAGAATATCGAAAGATTAACAACCCATAAAATATCTTTATTATTCCATTTTGAATAA
- a CDS encoding C40 family peptidase, with the protein MITIRNYILSAFLLVSIFGCTAFSQNENDGKVFSVSDASSIGEGKTIKIENNKITVSEDRKKFVASILETATALEGVPYVYAGKSPKGFDCSGFVYYVFKNHDITLPASSRMYDKVGKTITLENAQKGDIICFTGTDPNIDRTGHVGIIVENNANEPIKFIHATSGKRYSVAYSTLSKDGSGHYAKRFRSVRRVDSKK; encoded by the coding sequence ATGATTACTATTCGCAATTATATTTTATCAGCTTTCTTATTAGTTTCTATTTTTGGCTGTACTGCTTTTTCTCAAAATGAAAATGATGGAAAAGTATTTTCAGTTTCAGATGCTTCTAGTATTGGAGAAGGTAAAACTATAAAAATAGAAAATAATAAAATTACTGTTTCAGAAGACAGAAAAAAGTTTGTAGCTTCTATTTTAGAAACTGCTACTGCTTTAGAAGGTGTTCCTTATGTTTATGCTGGCAAATCACCAAAAGGTTTTGATTGTTCAGGATTTGTTTATTATGTTTTCAAAAATCACGATATTACTCTCCCTGCTTCTTCAAGAATGTATGACAAAGTAGGCAAAACAATTACCTTAGAAAATGCTCAAAAAGGAGATATTATTTGTTTTACAGGAACAGATCCAAATATTGACCGTACAGGACACGTTGGAATTATAGTAGAAAATAATGCAAATGAACCTATAAAATTTATTCACGCTACTTCTGGAAAAAGATATTCAGTAGCATATAGCACACTTTCAAAAGATGGAAGTGGTCATTATGCCAAACGTTTCCGTTCAGTTCGTAGAGTGGATTCAAAAAAATAA
- a CDS encoding peroxiredoxin, whose protein sequence is MGLKVGEKAPNFTLDSTSGKEFTLYDSVGNEPCIIYFYPKDFTSVCTEQACSFRDEFGAFRDLGVTVIGISKDDIETHNRFKKEYNLPFELLADTKGKVAKLYDSLLPIVAIPKRNTFVLAGDKTIMDIQSDLTSGKAKIREVVENLTKQF, encoded by the coding sequence ATGGGACTAAAAGTCGGAGAAAAAGCACCAAATTTTACTTTAGATTCTACTTCAGGCAAAGAATTTACACTTTATGATTCAGTAGGTAATGAGCCTTGTATTATTTATTTTTATCCAAAAGATTTTACAAGTGTTTGTACTGAGCAAGCGTGTTCATTTAGAGATGAGTTTGGAGCTTTTAGAGATTTGGGAGTTACTGTTATCGGAATCAGTAAAGATGATATCGAAACTCATAATCGTTTCAAGAAAGAATATAATTTGCCTTTTGAGCTTTTGGCTGACACAAAAGGAAAAGTAGCCAAACTTTATGATTCTTTATTGCCTATTGTTGCAATTCCTAAGCGAAATACCTTTGTTTTGGCTGGTGATAAAACAATTATGGATATTCAAAGTGATTTGACTTCTGGAAAAGCTAAAATTAGAGAAGTAGTAGAAAATTTAACAAAACAGTTTTAA
- a CDS encoding peroxiredoxin, with protein sequence MNLVNQPAPRFSAPAVIEGEEIINDFSLDQYIGKKNVILFFYPKDFTFVCPTEILAFQEQLAVFESKETAVVGCSTDTEETHLAWLMTPKNKGGIEGVTFPMVADTAKTIATNYGVLGGDYTYDDRNNLVFEGAPICLRGTYLINKEGIVKHVSINDFPLGRNIDEYIRLVDALRYVEKHGEVCPANWEEGKEAMHETRESVANYLGKK encoded by the coding sequence ATGAATTTAGTAAATCAACCTGCGCCTCGTTTTTCTGCTCCTGCTGTAATTGAAGGCGAAGAAATCATTAACGACTTTTCATTAGACCAATATATCGGCAAAAAAAATGTAATTCTTTTCTTTTATCCTAAAGATTTTACATTTGTTTGTCCAACTGAGATTTTAGCTTTTCAAGAACAATTAGCTGTTTTTGAATCTAAAGAAACTGCTGTTGTAGGTTGTTCTACTGATACAGAAGAAACTCACCTTGCTTGGCTTATGACTCCAAAAAATAAAGGTGGAATCGAAGGTGTAACTTTCCCAATGGTAGCTGATACTGCCAAAACAATCGCTACAAATTATGGCGTTTTGGGTGGAGATTATACGTATGATGACAGAAACAACCTTGTTTTTGAAGGCGCACCAATTTGTCTTCGTGGAACATATTTAATCAATAAAGAAGGAATTGTTAAACATGTTTCTATCAATGATTTTCCTTTAGGACGTAATATTGATGAGTATATCCGTTTGGTAGATGCACTTCGTTATGTTGAGAAACACGGTGAAGTTTGTCCTGCAAACTGGGAAGAGGGAAAAGAAGCAATGCACGAAACTAGAGAAAGTGTAGCTAATTATTTAGGTAAAAAATAA
- a CDS encoding ABC transporter permease, producing MNLAQNTAEALRATRDNWLRSLLTISLIAIGITALVGILTAIDGIEQNITSGLSDLGANSFDVKDKDNNMRSRRRGVAEKIESPLKYNEVMEFEKRFSQNVSSQDAVTIYTNVGFGTEVKYQSKKTNPNSSIVGIDKNYNLVNGFDIQEGRNFTPLDIQRGSQFAIIGTEIKETLFKESSPIGKRILVKGYGFTVIGLLEEEGGVGSSSSTDRSVLIPLPMANILGNDRQLTYTITVGVKNPTQTEALMGEATGLMRIIRGDKLTQTPSFEVSSSDSLSSSLGNIKGLLQLGGGGIGLLTLLGASIGLMNIMLVSVTERTREIGIRKAIGASAKQIRTQFLIEAIVICLLGGLFGLFLGITLGNIVAKFIGSADAQFIIPWLWMSIGIIICILVGLIAGVYPAHKASQLDPIESLRYE from the coding sequence ATGAATCTTGCCCAAAATACTGCTGAAGCCTTACGTGCAACTCGTGATAACTGGCTGCGCTCTCTTCTTACTATCTCACTTATTGCTATCGGAATTACTGCTTTAGTGGGTATTCTGACAGCTATTGATGGCATCGAACAAAATATTACTTCTGGTCTTTCAGATTTGGGAGCTAATTCTTTTGATGTAAAAGATAAAGATAATAATATGCGTTCTCGTCGTCGTGGCGTAGCTGAAAAGATAGAAAGTCCATTAAAATATAATGAAGTAATGGAGTTTGAAAAGCGTTTTAGCCAAAATGTTAGTTCACAAGATGCTGTTACTATTTATACAAATGTAGGTTTTGGAACAGAAGTAAAATATCAATCTAAGAAAACAAATCCAAATTCTTCTATTGTAGGAATTGATAAAAATTATAATTTAGTAAATGGTTTTGATATTCAAGAAGGAAGGAATTTCACACCATTGGATATTCAACGTGGAAGCCAATTTGCCATTATTGGAACTGAAATAAAAGAAACTCTTTTTAAAGAAAGTTCTCCTATTGGAAAACGAATTTTGGTAAAAGGATATGGATTTACTGTAATTGGACTTTTGGAAGAAGAAGGAGGCGTAGGAAGCTCTTCAAGTACAGACAGAAGTGTTTTGATTCCTCTTCCAATGGCTAATATTTTGGGAAATGACCGACAACTCACTTATACAATCACAGTAGGCGTAAAAAATCCTACCCAAACAGAAGCCTTGATGGGAGAAGCAACAGGGCTTATGCGAATTATTAGAGGTGATAAACTTACTCAAACCCCTTCTTTTGAAGTTTCTAGTAGTGATTCTCTTTCTTCTTCTTTGGGAAATATTAAAGGTTTATTACAGTTGGGAGGAGGCGGAATAGGACTTCTGACTTTATTAGGAGCATCTATTGGGCTTATGAATATTATGCTTGTTTCTGTAACTGAGCGCACACGAGAAATAGGAATCAGAAAAGCAATCGGAGCTTCTGCCAAACAAATCAGAACGCAATTTTTAATTGAAGCTATCGTTATTTGCTTATTAGGTGGATTGTTTGGTCTTTTTTTGGGTATTACATTAGGAAATATAGTTGCCAAATTTATAGGAAGCGCAGACGCTCAATTTATTATTCCTTGGCTTTGGATGAGTATTGGCATCATAATTTGTATTTTGGTAGGATTAATTGCTGGAGTTTATCCTGCTCACAAAGCTTCCCAATTAGACCCTATTGAATCTTTACGTTATGAATAA
- the greA gene encoding transcription elongation factor GreA — translation MANISYFTKEKYDELQQELLHLKTKGRAHIAAEISEARDKGDLRENAEYDAAKDAQGMLEMKIAKLETTISNARILDESQIDTSKVSILSKVKIRNTANKKLVLQYTIVAEEESDLKQNKISVLSPIGKGILGKKVGETAEVEAPRGKMKFEIMEITR, via the coding sequence ATGGCAAACATATCATACTTTACAAAAGAAAAATACGACGAATTACAACAAGAACTTTTACATCTAAAAACAAAAGGAAGAGCGCATATTGCTGCAGAAATCTCAGAAGCTAGAGACAAAGGAGATTTGAGAGAAAATGCTGAATATGATGCTGCCAAAGATGCACAAGGAATGCTTGAAATGAAAATAGCAAAGTTAGAAACAACTATTAGTAATGCTCGTATTCTTGATGAATCTCAAATTGATACTTCAAAGGTTTCTATTCTTTCGAAAGTAAAAATTAGAAATACAGCTAATAAAAAATTAGTGTTACAATATACGATTGTGGCTGAAGAAGAATCTGATTTGAAACAAAACAAAATTTCTGTTCTTTCTCCTATTGGAAAAGGAATTTTAGGCAAAAAAGTAGGTGAAACAGCAGAAGTAGAAGCTCCAAGAGGAAAAATGAAATTTGAAATAATGGAAATCACACGATAA
- a CDS encoding HIT family protein, translated as MSIFTKIINGEIPSYKILEDEKHLAFLDVRPLKEGHVLCVPKKENDYIFDLTDSELSDLMIFSKKVALALKKSISCNRIGVAVVGLEVPHTHVHLVPIDEIADLNFEQKRPEFSQEAFQNTAEKIRQNFDKK; from the coding sequence ATGTCTATTTTCACAAAAATCATAAACGGAGAAATTCCTTCGTACAAAATATTAGAAGACGAAAAACATCTTGCTTTTTTAGATGTTCGTCCATTAAAAGAAGGACACGTTTTGTGTGTTCCTAAAAAAGAAAACGATTATATCTTTGACTTAACAGATTCAGAACTTTCTGACTTGATGATTTTCTCAAAAAAAGTAGCTCTAGCTCTCAAAAAATCTATTTCTTGTAATCGCATTGGTGTTGCTGTTGTAGGTTTGGAAGTACCACATACACATGTTCATTTAGTTCCGATTGATGAAATTGCAGATTTGAATTTTGAGCAAAAAAGACCTGAATTTAGTCAAGAAGCATTTCAAAATACAGCAGAAAAAATTCGTCAGAATTTTGATAAAAAGTAA
- a CDS encoding tRNA-binding protein translates to MLSYSDFEKIEMRVGTILEAKVFEKAHKPAYQLRIDFGDFGIKKSSAQITEKYPNPEVLVGKQIVAVTNFPSKQIANFMSECLVLGVIGDENGVTLLTTDKPVKNGLLIS, encoded by the coding sequence ATGCTTTCTTATTCAGACTTCGAAAAAATAGAAATGCGTGTCGGAACGATTTTAGAAGCCAAAGTTTTCGAAAAAGCACACAAACCAGCCTATCAATTACGCATTGATTTTGGAGATTTTGGAATCAAAAAATCAAGCGCACAAATCACAGAGAAATATCCTAATCCAGAAGTTTTGGTAGGAAAACAAATTGTTGCAGTTACTAATTTCCCATCCAAACAAATTGCTAATTTTATGTCAGAGTGTTTGGTTTTAGGAGTCATTGGAGATGAAAATGGTGTAACTCTTCTTACAACTGACAAACCTGTCAAAAATGGACTTTTGATTAGTTAA